One genomic window of Cyprinus carpio isolate SPL01 chromosome A23, ASM1834038v1, whole genome shotgun sequence includes the following:
- the LOC109060109 gene encoding leiomodin-3-like isoform X2 — MSNHTDQESYAEEIDEDEILAGLSAEELKQLQSEMDDIAPDERVPVGMRQRDASQKTTVRECSEPQSEEEIDEDEILAGLSAEELKQLHNEMEEIAPDERVPVGMRQRDQTDKPPTGSFDHRSLVEYLYWEKESKRMLEEERVPTTLLPSQKAQEELEAKKEDKVEEVEYVYEEIIEEVEGGEGDVVVDEVIEEVIMEVEEVQPVKTEPDATGPVVTSEDGLQPPPEIADTQVETKTEQSGFNETESKANEETKADSTQSEHAPSSYENWVPEKEERVISKLKIPKFALGGSTLVKKTARPSGNETNLETTLDKIRNNSPSVTDVNLNNIENIPKEMLLDYVDALKKNRHVKTFSIANTGADENVAFALANMLRENRSITTLNIESNFITGKGIVAIIRCLQFNETLTELRFHNQRHMLGHHAEMEVSRLLKANNTLLKMGYHFEVPGPRMVVTNLLTRNLDRQRQQRMEEQKLQQMKEQRKVMEMYKNSLDLPPGMLEMLGDYIPLSLLQGSHNGVEEIPEDSPEPSPQPSPPHQLRKAQYPAPKQHPPSSDKGNLLEEVHLKKTPKRRDPLLELNIRYERKEGRDNVQLRSVPKQRSMAREGPADERANLKDMIKTLKPVPRRRQPPKVELTPRDQLLSEIRQSNVAYLKAVPLPKILESSETSLF; from the exons ATGTCTAACCACACTGATCAGGAATCATACGCGGAGGAGATCGATGAGGATGAGATTCTGGCAGGCCTGTCGGCGGAGGAGCTCAAACAGCTCCAGAGTGAGATGGACGACATCGCTCCTGACGAGAGAGTGCCGGTGGGAATGAGACAGAGAGACGCTTCTCAAAAGACGACAGTCCGAG agtgcAGCGAGCCCCAGTCAGAAGAGGAGATCGATGAGGATGAGATTCTGGCAGGCCTCTCAGCAGAGGAGCTcaagcagctccataatgagatGGAAGAAATCGCTCCTGATGAGAGAGTGCCAGTGGGAATGAGACAGAGAGACCAAACTGACAAACCACCCACTGGATCATTTGATCACAGATCGCTGGTGGAATATCTGTACTGGGAGAAAGAGTCCAAACGTATGCTGGAGGAGGAGAGAGTTCCCACAACTCTATTACCCAGTCAG AAAGCCCAAGAGGAGCTTGAagcaaaaaaagaagataaagttGAAGAGGTGGAATATGTCTATGAGGAGATCATAGAGGAGGTTGAAGGAGGAGAGGGAGATGTTGTTGTTGATGAAGTGATTGAAGAAGTGATAATGGAGGTTGAAGAAGTTCAGCCTGTCAAGACAGAACCTGATGCAACTGGCCCAGTAGTGACCTCAGAAGATGGTTTACAGCCTCCTCCAGAAATTGCAGATACACAAGTTGAAACAAAGACTGAACAATCAGGATTTAATGAGACAGAATCTAAAGCGAATGAGGAGACGAAAGCAGATTCCACTCAGTCTGAGCATGCTCCCTCATCATATGAGAACTGGGTTCCCGAGAAAGAGGAAAGGGTCATATCAAAGCTGAAGATCCCAAAATTTGCACTAGGTGGAAGCACTTTAGTTAAAAAGACTGCAAGACCTTCTGGGAATGAAACCAATTTGGAGACAACTTTGGATAAGATCCGCAACAACAGCCCCTCTGTCACAGATGTAAATCTTAACAACATAGAAAACATTCCCAAAGAAATGCTCCTTGATTATGTTGATGCACTCAAGAAGAACAGACATGTTAAAACCTTTAGCATCGCAAACACTGGTGCAGACGAAAACGTGGCATTCGCTCTGGCTAACATGCTCAGAGAGAACAGAAGCATCACCACGCTAAATATTGAATCCAATTTCATCACAGGAAAAGGTATTGTTGCAATAATACGCTGCCTGCAGTTTAATGAGACACTCACTGAGCTCCGCTTCCACAACCAAAGGCACATGCTAGGACATCATGCAGAAATGGAAGTGTCTCGTCTCCTCAAGGCTAACAACACCCTTCTGAAGATGGGCTACCACTTTGAAGTCCCTGGGCCTCGGATGGTGGTCACCAATCTCCTCACCAGGAATTTGGACCGTCAGCGGCAGCAGAGAATGGAGGAGCAGAAGCTCCAACAGATGAAAGAGCAGAGAAAGGTCATGGAGATGTACAAGAACTCTCTGGACTTGCCCCCTGGCATGTTGGAAATGCTAGGTGACTACATACCATTGTCCCTGTTGCAGGGTTCTCATAATGGGGTTGAGGAGATTCCTGAAGATTCTCCTGAACCTTCACCACAACCAAGTCCTCCTCATCAGCTCCGCAAGGCTCAATATCCTGCCCCAAAACAGCATCCTCCTAGTTCAGACAAAGGAAATCTCTTAGAAGAAGTACATCTAAAAAAGACTCCGAAACGAAGGGATCCGCTTCTGGAATTGAACATAAGGTATGAAAGGAAAGAGGGAAGAGATAATGTTCAGCTGAGGAGTGTTCCTAAACAAAGAAGCATGGCAAGAGAAGGACCTGCAGATGAGAGAGCCAACCTGAAAGATATGATAAAGACTCTAAAGCCGGTTCCTAGAAGACGACAACCCCCTAAAGTTGAGCTAACACCTCGGGATCAGTTGCTCAGCGAGATTCGACAGAGCAATGTGGCCTATCTCAAAGCG
- the LOC109060109 gene encoding leiomodin-3-like isoform X1 → MSNHTDQESYAEEIDEDEILAGLSAEELKQLQSEMDDIAPDERVPVGMRQRDASQKTTVRECSEPQSEEEIDEDEILAGLSAEELKQLHNEMEEIAPDERVPVGMRQRDQTDKPPTGSFDHRSLVEYLYWEKESKRMLEEERVPTTLLPSQKKAQEELEAKKEDKVEEVEYVYEEIIEEVEGGEGDVVVDEVIEEVIMEVEEVQPVKTEPDATGPVVTSEDGLQPPPEIADTQVETKTEQSGFNETESKANEETKADSTQSEHAPSSYENWVPEKEERVISKLKIPKFALGGSTLVKKTARPSGNETNLETTLDKIRNNSPSVTDVNLNNIENIPKEMLLDYVDALKKNRHVKTFSIANTGADENVAFALANMLRENRSITTLNIESNFITGKGIVAIIRCLQFNETLTELRFHNQRHMLGHHAEMEVSRLLKANNTLLKMGYHFEVPGPRMVVTNLLTRNLDRQRQQRMEEQKLQQMKEQRKVMEMYKNSLDLPPGMLEMLGDYIPLSLLQGSHNGVEEIPEDSPEPSPQPSPPHQLRKAQYPAPKQHPPSSDKGNLLEEVHLKKTPKRRDPLLELNIRYERKEGRDNVQLRSVPKQRSMAREGPADERANLKDMIKTLKPVPRRRQPPKVELTPRDQLLSEIRQSNVAYLKAVPLPKILESSETSLF, encoded by the exons ATGTCTAACCACACTGATCAGGAATCATACGCGGAGGAGATCGATGAGGATGAGATTCTGGCAGGCCTGTCGGCGGAGGAGCTCAAACAGCTCCAGAGTGAGATGGACGACATCGCTCCTGACGAGAGAGTGCCGGTGGGAATGAGACAGAGAGACGCTTCTCAAAAGACGACAGTCCGAG agtgcAGCGAGCCCCAGTCAGAAGAGGAGATCGATGAGGATGAGATTCTGGCAGGCCTCTCAGCAGAGGAGCTcaagcagctccataatgagatGGAAGAAATCGCTCCTGATGAGAGAGTGCCAGTGGGAATGAGACAGAGAGACCAAACTGACAAACCACCCACTGGATCATTTGATCACAGATCGCTGGTGGAATATCTGTACTGGGAGAAAGAGTCCAAACGTATGCTGGAGGAGGAGAGAGTTCCCACAACTCTATTACCCAGTCAG AAGAAAGCCCAAGAGGAGCTTGAagcaaaaaaagaagataaagttGAAGAGGTGGAATATGTCTATGAGGAGATCATAGAGGAGGTTGAAGGAGGAGAGGGAGATGTTGTTGTTGATGAAGTGATTGAAGAAGTGATAATGGAGGTTGAAGAAGTTCAGCCTGTCAAGACAGAACCTGATGCAACTGGCCCAGTAGTGACCTCAGAAGATGGTTTACAGCCTCCTCCAGAAATTGCAGATACACAAGTTGAAACAAAGACTGAACAATCAGGATTTAATGAGACAGAATCTAAAGCGAATGAGGAGACGAAAGCAGATTCCACTCAGTCTGAGCATGCTCCCTCATCATATGAGAACTGGGTTCCCGAGAAAGAGGAAAGGGTCATATCAAAGCTGAAGATCCCAAAATTTGCACTAGGTGGAAGCACTTTAGTTAAAAAGACTGCAAGACCTTCTGGGAATGAAACCAATTTGGAGACAACTTTGGATAAGATCCGCAACAACAGCCCCTCTGTCACAGATGTAAATCTTAACAACATAGAAAACATTCCCAAAGAAATGCTCCTTGATTATGTTGATGCACTCAAGAAGAACAGACATGTTAAAACCTTTAGCATCGCAAACACTGGTGCAGACGAAAACGTGGCATTCGCTCTGGCTAACATGCTCAGAGAGAACAGAAGCATCACCACGCTAAATATTGAATCCAATTTCATCACAGGAAAAGGTATTGTTGCAATAATACGCTGCCTGCAGTTTAATGAGACACTCACTGAGCTCCGCTTCCACAACCAAAGGCACATGCTAGGACATCATGCAGAAATGGAAGTGTCTCGTCTCCTCAAGGCTAACAACACCCTTCTGAAGATGGGCTACCACTTTGAAGTCCCTGGGCCTCGGATGGTGGTCACCAATCTCCTCACCAGGAATTTGGACCGTCAGCGGCAGCAGAGAATGGAGGAGCAGAAGCTCCAACAGATGAAAGAGCAGAGAAAGGTCATGGAGATGTACAAGAACTCTCTGGACTTGCCCCCTGGCATGTTGGAAATGCTAGGTGACTACATACCATTGTCCCTGTTGCAGGGTTCTCATAATGGGGTTGAGGAGATTCCTGAAGATTCTCCTGAACCTTCACCACAACCAAGTCCTCCTCATCAGCTCCGCAAGGCTCAATATCCTGCCCCAAAACAGCATCCTCCTAGTTCAGACAAAGGAAATCTCTTAGAAGAAGTACATCTAAAAAAGACTCCGAAACGAAGGGATCCGCTTCTGGAATTGAACATAAGGTATGAAAGGAAAGAGGGAAGAGATAATGTTCAGCTGAGGAGTGTTCCTAAACAAAGAAGCATGGCAAGAGAAGGACCTGCAGATGAGAGAGCCAACCTGAAAGATATGATAAAGACTCTAAAGCCGGTTCCTAGAAGACGACAACCCCCTAAAGTTGAGCTAACACCTCGGGATCAGTTGCTCAGCGAGATTCGACAGAGCAATGTGGCCTATCTCAAAGCG